The Xiphophorus couchianus chromosome 5, X_couchianus-1.0, whole genome shotgun sequence genome includes a region encoding these proteins:
- the pcdh18a gene encoding protocadherin-18a isoform X1: protein MTGLFLTRMLRVATVFVLAAQHITGKTLKYQIFEEQKVGTVIARLRDDVADVLAKLPSSVSLRFRAMQRGSSSFLTVREQDGEISIRTKIDREKLCEKNLNCSIQFDVLTLPTEHLQLFHVEVEVLDINDNAPHFARALIPIEISESAAIGARIPLDSATDPDVGENSLYTYALEPNNNFKIDVQSRSDGVKYAELVVLRELDREVRSSYELQYTASDRGVPPRTGSTLLRISIADSNDNSPVFEKSSYVINLPENSPVGTLLIDLNATDADDGTNAKIAYSFSNHVSPKIIETFKINTDSGHLTLIKRVDYETVNSYDIDVQAQDMGPNSMPAHCKILVKVVDVNDNKPDISINFPSQGNGDAAYVSEASPLDTFVALVRVEDLDSGLNGEVECKLHGQGYFKLQKTYENNYMILTNVSLDREKRSEFSLTVVAEDRGTPSLSTVKHFTVHVTDENDNPPRFEKGRYEISKSENNAPGAYLTSITATDPDLDVNGQVSYAILENFIHGSSISTYVTIDPSNGAIYALRTFDREEVNNISFVVQAKDAGKPPLTSNSTVVLNILDENDNPPVIVVPQLWNFSADIRASKFTEAGRLVTVVRATDRDTGVNAELICSIVSGNEEGYFVIEPRTCKIQANTSLENFPHEHAELTVLVRDQGTESLSAKAVLKINLQENMKNHVQPVDQGGSPINRSKIIIIILGVIVGKLLVIMVAFVTRYNREKKEARHSYNCRVAESTHQHNPKKPSRQIHKGDITLVPTVNGTLPIRAHHRSPSTTPPMDRAQMGVPQNHHSRQSLNSLVTISSNHIPESFALEMAHATPPVEQVSQLLSMLHQGQYQPRPSFRGNKYSRSYRYALQDMDKFSLKDSGRGDSEAGDSDCEMGRESPVDRLLLGEGFSDLMHLEMHHRLHPATRLCTDECRILGHSDQCWMPPVSSPASSADYRNNMYIPGEESSQPPQLDDDESSVDSENRKSFSTFGKESGNEELDLSGGGGGGGGGDAAGGGAGSLLTEMNSVFQRLLPPNIDSYTECTETSPPSSSSTTERASSRGGNIAGNYSNNAVPQDSRRGLLPGGKGPAYPPGVAAWAANTHYLNPGNTSVVNNHVSSSPSSCSSSTSTNGQPPHLKWLPAMEEIPENYEEDDFDGVFHQGHQSSKRRDSRHEAGIDTSELAQEINKLLQDVRQN from the exons ATGACGGGACTCTTTTTAACAAGAATGCTGAGAGTTGCCACGGTTTTTGTGCTGGCGGCGCAGCACATTACCGGCAAGACGCTGAAATATCAGATCTTCGAGGAGCAGAAGGTTGGCACTGTAATCGCCCGCTTGAGAGACGACGTCGCGGATGTTTTGGCAAAACTTCCCAGCTCGGTGTCTTTGCGCTTCAGAGCGATGCAACGGGGGAGCTCCTCTTTCCTTACTGTGCGTGAGCAGGACGGAGAGATCAGCATCAGGACCAAAATCGACCGCGAGAAACTCTGCGAGAAGAATCTTAACTGTTCCATCCAGTTCGACGTCCTGACGCTCCCCACCGAGCACCTCCAGTTGTTTCACGTCGAAGTGGAAGTGCTGGACATTAACGACAACGCGCCGCATTTCGCCCGAGCCCTAATCCCCATCGAGATCTCAGAAAGTGCGGCCATTGGAGCGCGCATCCCCCTGGACAGCGCCACAGACCCCGATGTCGGTGAGAATTCCTTATACACTTACGCACTAGAGCCAAATAACAACTTCAAGATAGACGTGCAATCTAGGAGCGACGGAGTTAAGTATGCCGAGCTGGTGGTACTTAGGGAGCTGGACCGGGAGGTGCGCTCCAGCTACGAACTTCAGTACACAGCCTCTGACAGGGGCGTTCCCCCAAGAACAGGATCGACCCTTCTCAGAATCAGCATAGCTGACTCTAATGACAACAGTCCGGTTTTTGAGAAGTCCTCCTATGTTATAAATCTCCCTGAAAACTCACCTGTTGGCACTCTGCTTATTGATCTGAACGCCACGGACGCGGATGACGGCACAAATGCTAAAATCGCATACTCATTTAGCAATCACGTGTCTCCTAAAATTATAGAGACGTTCAAAATTAACACCGACAGCGGTCACCTGACCCTCATCAAGCGTGTTGACTATGAGACAGTAAATTCTTATGACATTGACGTGCAAGCTCAAGACATGGGTCCAAACTCCATGCCTGCTCACTGCAAGATCTTGGTCAAAGTGGTAGATGTGAATGATAACAAACCAGACATCAGTATTAATTTTCCCTCTCAGGGAAATGGAGATGCAGCTTATGTGTCTGAGGCATCTCCGCTGGACACATTTGTTGCTTTGGTAAGAGTGGAAGACTTGGATTCTGGGTTAAATGGAGAAGTGGAGTGTAAACTTCATGGTCAAGGTTATTTCAAACTGCAGAAAACCTATGAGAACAACTATATGATCTTGACCAATGTGTCCCTGGACAGAGAaaagaggtcagagttcagccTGACTGTTGTGGCTGAGGACAGGGGGACCCCGAGTCTCTCCACAGTCAAACACTTCACAGTGCATGTTACAGACGAAAATGACAACCCGCCACGCTTTGAGAAGGGACGATATGAGATCTCCAAATCGGAAAACAATGCCCCTGGAGCGTACCTGACATCTATCACAGCCACTGACCCTGACTTGGATGTAAATGGACAGGTGAGCTACGCCATCTTGGAAAACTTCATTCATGGAAGTTCCATTTCCACTTACGTCACTATAGACCCCTCTAACGGTGCCATCTATGCTCTGCGCACATTTGACCGGGAGGAGGTGAATAATATATCCTTCGTTGTGCAAGCCAAAGACGCAGGTAAACCTCCACTTACCAGCAACTCTACTGTTGTTCTGAACATTCTGGATGAAAATGATAACCCTCCAGTCATTGTGGTTCCACAGTTGTGGAATTTTTCAGCAGACATTCGTGCTTCAAAGTTCACAGAGGCTGGACGTTTAGTGACGGTGGTCAGAGCGACAGATCGTGACACAGGAGTCAATGCTGAGCTCATCTGCTCTATTGTCAGTGGCAATGAAGAAGGGTACTTTGTTATTGAGCCAAGAACATGCAAGATCCAAGCCAACACCAGCCTAGAGAACTTCCCACATGAGCATGCTGAGCTTACTGTGTTGGTCAGAGATCAGGGAACTGAGAGTCTTAGTGCCAAGGCAGTTCTAAAAATCAACCTCCAGGAGAACATGAAAAACCATGTGCAGCCAGTGGACCAGGGGGGTTCTCCGATCAATAGATCCAAAATTATCATCATCATATTGGGAGTAATCGTTGGCAAGCTCCTGGTCATCATGGTGGCCTTTGTCACCCGCTATAACAGGGAAAAGAAAGAGGCGAGACACTCTTACAACTGCCGGGTGGCTGAGTCCACCCACCAGCACAACCCAAAGAAACCTTCACGCCAAATTCACAAAGGTGACATCACCCTGGTGCCCACAGTGAACGGCACCCTCCCCATCAGGGCCCACCACCGCTCACCATCAACCACACCTCCAATGGACCGGGCCCAGATGGGGGTTCCACAGAACCATCACAGCCGCCAATCTCTTAATAGCCTGGTGACCATCTCGTCCAATCACATCCCGGAGAGCTTTGCCCTGGAAATGGCACACGCAACTCCACCAGTGGAG CAAGTCTCACAGCTTCTGTCCATGCTTCATCAGGGCCAGTACCAGCCCAGACCCAGTTTCCGTGGCAACAAATACTCCCGCAGCTACAG GTACGCATTACAGGACATGGACAAGTTCAGCCTGAAGGACAGTGGCCGTGGGGACAGTGAGGCGGGGGACAGTGACTGCGAGATGGGGCGGGAATCCCCCGTGGACAGGCTGCTGCTGGGGGAGGGGTTTTCTGACCTAATGCACCTCGAAATGCACCACCGACTCCACCCAG ctACGAGACTGTGCACGGATGAATGCCGCATCTTGGGACACTCTGACCAATGCTGGATGCCCCCCGTCTCCTCACCTGCATCATCCGCAGACTACCGAAACAACATGTACATCCCCGGAGAAGAGTCCTCCCAGCCACCCCAGCTAGATGATGATGAGTCTTCGGTGGACTCAGAGAATCGCAAGAGTTTCTCCACATTTGGCAAGGAGTCTGGGAATGAAGAGCTAGATCtcagtggaggaggaggaggagggggaggaggcgATGCAGCTGGGGGAGGGGCTGGATCCCTCCTCACAGAGATGAACTCTGTATTCCAGCGACTCCTACCCCCCAACATAGACTCATACACTGAGTGCACTGAAACAAGCCCACCCTCATCCTCATCAACAACAGAGAGGGCAAGCAGTCGTGGTGGCAACATTGCAGGTAACTACAGTAACAACGCTGTTCCTCAAGACAGCCGTAGAGGTTTGCTCCCTGGCGGTAAGGGTCCTGCTTACCCTCCTGGTGTAGCTGCATGGGCTGCTAATACACACTATTTAAATCCAGGGAACACATCTGTGGTGAACAACCATgtttcctcctctccctcttcctgtTCATCCTCCACCTCCACAAATGGACAACCACCACACCTGAAATGGCTGCCAGCCATGGAGGAAATCCCAGAGAATTACGAAGAGGATGACTTTGATGGTGTCTTCCATCAGGGTCACCAAAGCAGCAAGCGCAGGGACAGTCGCCATGAGGCCGGCATTGATACTAGCGAGCTGGCCCAGGAGATCAACAAACTGCTGCAGGATGTCAGACAGAACTGA
- the pcdh18a gene encoding protocadherin-18a isoform X2: MTGLFLTRMLRVATVFVLAAQHITGKTLKYQIFEEQKVGTVIARLRDDVADVLAKLPSSVSLRFRAMQRGSSSFLTVREQDGEISIRTKIDREKLCEKNLNCSIQFDVLTLPTEHLQLFHVEVEVLDINDNAPHFARALIPIEISESAAIGARIPLDSATDPDVGENSLYTYALEPNNNFKIDVQSRSDGVKYAELVVLRELDREVRSSYELQYTASDRGVPPRTGSTLLRISIADSNDNSPVFEKSSYVINLPENSPVGTLLIDLNATDADDGTNAKIAYSFSNHVSPKIIETFKINTDSGHLTLIKRVDYETVNSYDIDVQAQDMGPNSMPAHCKILVKVVDVNDNKPDISINFPSQGNGDAAYVSEASPLDTFVALVRVEDLDSGLNGEVECKLHGQGYFKLQKTYENNYMILTNVSLDREKRSEFSLTVVAEDRGTPSLSTVKHFTVHVTDENDNPPRFEKGRYEISKSENNAPGAYLTSITATDPDLDVNGQVSYAILENFIHGSSISTYVTIDPSNGAIYALRTFDREEVNNISFVVQAKDAGKPPLTSNSTVVLNILDENDNPPVIVVPQLWNFSADIRASKFTEAGRLVTVVRATDRDTGVNAELICSIVSGNEEGYFVIEPRTCKIQANTSLENFPHEHAELTVLVRDQGTESLSAKAVLKINLQENMKNHVQPVDQGGSPINRSKIIIIILGVIVGKLLVIMVAFVTRYNREKKEARHSYNCRVAESTHQHNPKKPSRQIHKGDITLVPTVNGTLPIRAHHRSPSTTPPMDRAQMGVPQNHHSRQSLNSLVTISSNHIPESFALEMAHATPPVEGQYQPRPSFRGNKYSRSYRYALQDMDKFSLKDSGRGDSEAGDSDCEMGRESPVDRLLLGEGFSDLMHLEMHHRLHPATRLCTDECRILGHSDQCWMPPVSSPASSADYRNNMYIPGEESSQPPQLDDDESSVDSENRKSFSTFGKESGNEELDLSGGGGGGGGGDAAGGGAGSLLTEMNSVFQRLLPPNIDSYTECTETSPPSSSSTTERASSRGGNIAGNYSNNAVPQDSRRGLLPGGKGPAYPPGVAAWAANTHYLNPGNTSVVNNHVSSSPSSCSSSTSTNGQPPHLKWLPAMEEIPENYEEDDFDGVFHQGHQSSKRRDSRHEAGIDTSELAQEINKLLQDVRQN, translated from the exons ATGACGGGACTCTTTTTAACAAGAATGCTGAGAGTTGCCACGGTTTTTGTGCTGGCGGCGCAGCACATTACCGGCAAGACGCTGAAATATCAGATCTTCGAGGAGCAGAAGGTTGGCACTGTAATCGCCCGCTTGAGAGACGACGTCGCGGATGTTTTGGCAAAACTTCCCAGCTCGGTGTCTTTGCGCTTCAGAGCGATGCAACGGGGGAGCTCCTCTTTCCTTACTGTGCGTGAGCAGGACGGAGAGATCAGCATCAGGACCAAAATCGACCGCGAGAAACTCTGCGAGAAGAATCTTAACTGTTCCATCCAGTTCGACGTCCTGACGCTCCCCACCGAGCACCTCCAGTTGTTTCACGTCGAAGTGGAAGTGCTGGACATTAACGACAACGCGCCGCATTTCGCCCGAGCCCTAATCCCCATCGAGATCTCAGAAAGTGCGGCCATTGGAGCGCGCATCCCCCTGGACAGCGCCACAGACCCCGATGTCGGTGAGAATTCCTTATACACTTACGCACTAGAGCCAAATAACAACTTCAAGATAGACGTGCAATCTAGGAGCGACGGAGTTAAGTATGCCGAGCTGGTGGTACTTAGGGAGCTGGACCGGGAGGTGCGCTCCAGCTACGAACTTCAGTACACAGCCTCTGACAGGGGCGTTCCCCCAAGAACAGGATCGACCCTTCTCAGAATCAGCATAGCTGACTCTAATGACAACAGTCCGGTTTTTGAGAAGTCCTCCTATGTTATAAATCTCCCTGAAAACTCACCTGTTGGCACTCTGCTTATTGATCTGAACGCCACGGACGCGGATGACGGCACAAATGCTAAAATCGCATACTCATTTAGCAATCACGTGTCTCCTAAAATTATAGAGACGTTCAAAATTAACACCGACAGCGGTCACCTGACCCTCATCAAGCGTGTTGACTATGAGACAGTAAATTCTTATGACATTGACGTGCAAGCTCAAGACATGGGTCCAAACTCCATGCCTGCTCACTGCAAGATCTTGGTCAAAGTGGTAGATGTGAATGATAACAAACCAGACATCAGTATTAATTTTCCCTCTCAGGGAAATGGAGATGCAGCTTATGTGTCTGAGGCATCTCCGCTGGACACATTTGTTGCTTTGGTAAGAGTGGAAGACTTGGATTCTGGGTTAAATGGAGAAGTGGAGTGTAAACTTCATGGTCAAGGTTATTTCAAACTGCAGAAAACCTATGAGAACAACTATATGATCTTGACCAATGTGTCCCTGGACAGAGAaaagaggtcagagttcagccTGACTGTTGTGGCTGAGGACAGGGGGACCCCGAGTCTCTCCACAGTCAAACACTTCACAGTGCATGTTACAGACGAAAATGACAACCCGCCACGCTTTGAGAAGGGACGATATGAGATCTCCAAATCGGAAAACAATGCCCCTGGAGCGTACCTGACATCTATCACAGCCACTGACCCTGACTTGGATGTAAATGGACAGGTGAGCTACGCCATCTTGGAAAACTTCATTCATGGAAGTTCCATTTCCACTTACGTCACTATAGACCCCTCTAACGGTGCCATCTATGCTCTGCGCACATTTGACCGGGAGGAGGTGAATAATATATCCTTCGTTGTGCAAGCCAAAGACGCAGGTAAACCTCCACTTACCAGCAACTCTACTGTTGTTCTGAACATTCTGGATGAAAATGATAACCCTCCAGTCATTGTGGTTCCACAGTTGTGGAATTTTTCAGCAGACATTCGTGCTTCAAAGTTCACAGAGGCTGGACGTTTAGTGACGGTGGTCAGAGCGACAGATCGTGACACAGGAGTCAATGCTGAGCTCATCTGCTCTATTGTCAGTGGCAATGAAGAAGGGTACTTTGTTATTGAGCCAAGAACATGCAAGATCCAAGCCAACACCAGCCTAGAGAACTTCCCACATGAGCATGCTGAGCTTACTGTGTTGGTCAGAGATCAGGGAACTGAGAGTCTTAGTGCCAAGGCAGTTCTAAAAATCAACCTCCAGGAGAACATGAAAAACCATGTGCAGCCAGTGGACCAGGGGGGTTCTCCGATCAATAGATCCAAAATTATCATCATCATATTGGGAGTAATCGTTGGCAAGCTCCTGGTCATCATGGTGGCCTTTGTCACCCGCTATAACAGGGAAAAGAAAGAGGCGAGACACTCTTACAACTGCCGGGTGGCTGAGTCCACCCACCAGCACAACCCAAAGAAACCTTCACGCCAAATTCACAAAGGTGACATCACCCTGGTGCCCACAGTGAACGGCACCCTCCCCATCAGGGCCCACCACCGCTCACCATCAACCACACCTCCAATGGACCGGGCCCAGATGGGGGTTCCACAGAACCATCACAGCCGCCAATCTCTTAATAGCCTGGTGACCATCTCGTCCAATCACATCCCGGAGAGCTTTGCCCTGGAAATGGCACACGCAACTCCACCAGTGGAG GGCCAGTACCAGCCCAGACCCAGTTTCCGTGGCAACAAATACTCCCGCAGCTACAG GTACGCATTACAGGACATGGACAAGTTCAGCCTGAAGGACAGTGGCCGTGGGGACAGTGAGGCGGGGGACAGTGACTGCGAGATGGGGCGGGAATCCCCCGTGGACAGGCTGCTGCTGGGGGAGGGGTTTTCTGACCTAATGCACCTCGAAATGCACCACCGACTCCACCCAG ctACGAGACTGTGCACGGATGAATGCCGCATCTTGGGACACTCTGACCAATGCTGGATGCCCCCCGTCTCCTCACCTGCATCATCCGCAGACTACCGAAACAACATGTACATCCCCGGAGAAGAGTCCTCCCAGCCACCCCAGCTAGATGATGATGAGTCTTCGGTGGACTCAGAGAATCGCAAGAGTTTCTCCACATTTGGCAAGGAGTCTGGGAATGAAGAGCTAGATCtcagtggaggaggaggaggagggggaggaggcgATGCAGCTGGGGGAGGGGCTGGATCCCTCCTCACAGAGATGAACTCTGTATTCCAGCGACTCCTACCCCCCAACATAGACTCATACACTGAGTGCACTGAAACAAGCCCACCCTCATCCTCATCAACAACAGAGAGGGCAAGCAGTCGTGGTGGCAACATTGCAGGTAACTACAGTAACAACGCTGTTCCTCAAGACAGCCGTAGAGGTTTGCTCCCTGGCGGTAAGGGTCCTGCTTACCCTCCTGGTGTAGCTGCATGGGCTGCTAATACACACTATTTAAATCCAGGGAACACATCTGTGGTGAACAACCATgtttcctcctctccctcttcctgtTCATCCTCCACCTCCACAAATGGACAACCACCACACCTGAAATGGCTGCCAGCCATGGAGGAAATCCCAGAGAATTACGAAGAGGATGACTTTGATGGTGTCTTCCATCAGGGTCACCAAAGCAGCAAGCGCAGGGACAGTCGCCATGAGGCCGGCATTGATACTAGCGAGCTGGCCCAGGAGATCAACAAACTGCTGCAGGATGTCAGACAGAACTGA